The Palaemon carinicauda isolate YSFRI2023 unplaced genomic scaffold, ASM3689809v2 scaffold1462, whole genome shotgun sequence genomic sequence AGGGTCTGGAGGAAttggccccctaaatctcgaagacGTCACGGGCAGCAGGGTTACGGATTGAGTTCATGACGATCGATAAGCTATGTGTTTGTCGTTCACTCctaatgcctggcggttgatcttactagaattagtaccgacccgcaggggtcacttgccttagttatatatGCACTGCTCATCACAATGAACTAGCTATCCTTAGATGTGTGTAGCTaattaatcctctatggatttattcagtcgTGAAAAGAGAAGATGGAAGAATGACATCAGTCCCGGTCGTagcgggttgctaagaatctcctggtttataaatattaaagaaatattgaaaatatataactggaatgttagaactatgaatcagattggtatgttacagcaagtggagagtgaatttatgaaatgtaatttGGATGTATTGGTCCTAATTAAAACCAAGAGCAGAGAAGGCAttgaccgagtggagagctgtaaatcgtAGATTGTTACCAGCAAAGCTCAGATCAAATccttgcaatatgagtattataatctgctatgccccaacaaatgattcccctgaagaaaggaaagatgaatactgtgaagaactgcagagtgtaatagatgagatccccgagATATACATGAAAATTGTGACTAGcaacttcaatgctgaagttggaatgAATAGTCGAGGGATagataatgtgatgggtgtcgagagtcttggcgaaattgcaaatgaaaatggagcaaatttcataagtttctgttcaacaaacaatcttgtcattagaggtaatctttttcaacacaagaacatccacaagtatgcaTTGACTTCCCCATGGGACATTTACAAAAACCAGGTAGATCACATggtcattaataaagaaagaaggaggactctgagaaatgtaagaaggtatATAGGtgaggatattggtagtgatcatcagcttctcattgccacattgaaattaataaGGAACGCTCCcaacagagagatagagagaatactaattttgatataactaagctttaagaagaagagcacagagaaacatttgcaattggataTACGAATCGACTTGAAGTCTTAGAAAGTTTAAGAGACGAAGGACAGACAATTGATGAAGGATGGTGTAACATCAAGAACGTATATCtctcagttggtagtaaagtcgtGGGAAACACAATTACACAGAGAAAGCCAAGGACATCAATGATATTTGGaacattataaaaaggagacaaagaaagaaattgattgttgaaagttatcGAGGAAGTGAtaataattacaaggtagaacaagTTAAGctttccagtattgacagtgaggacAAAAGAAagtccaggaatgactggagagaatatttagactgcaAAGCAGAAGAGGTTGAAAGAATTGTTCAAAGAATTCTTAATGAAGTCTCGACTGGGGCAGGgaataagaagcatatacccatcaaaaaagagagatggctctgttatagcaacagaagaaaaagaaagacaacgttagatggaacatattagtgaagttatgaataggagttatgattgatatacctgaagttgatgaagaccttgatgtgcccatgaatgaattctgtgtgtttgaagtttaagctagatggacatggtttgggcatgctctttgcactccccaagagaaattagttcaccaaacgttcagttgggctccacaaggcggtagaagagttggaagcctcaggcgtacatggctgaggacaatgaaacgcGAAATccaaccgatgccctttgcgtcaataggtgtaggaagagatatatacaaagatatatatatatatatatatatacacacacacacatatatatatatatatatatgtatatatatatatatatatatatacatatatatgtatatatatacatatatatactgtatatatatatatatgtatatatatatatatatataatatatatatatatatatatatataatatacatatatgtatatatatatatatatatatgtatgtatatataaagtatatatatattatatataaagtatctataaattatatatatatatatatatatatatataaagtatatatatatacacatataaacaaagtatttatatatatatatatatatatatgtgtgtgtgtgaagggtgtggagtgaggacgtgctgaagaagtgctctgttgaaatttaacaacaatagtggcaagttaaaagtgaaaatcgttaagttaataatttacgacatcattaagttatgtaaacTGGAATCAGCGTCATttgaatactaaatagtgcaaaattacatattaatagttgattacaactaggacacaggtaagagttaccaattatggttttcctgacccatttggacttagatatagtgtaaactacgaaaatgttaggagccattaagaaaatttgaaggaaacctcatgaaaagactgaaacaggaaaatcagttgaagatgaaacaaatgaatttctacagataatggagaatacaccagtatatgatagtgacaacatggaggaaggcgcctgtggaagaaatgatgaatcagcgaatggatcgttggccaccgtggaatctgatgacactgaactatgtgagcactgcaagactgtcgttgccaatgagggaatttgttgtaatagatgtcaaaaatggtatcatattgaaaacgaatgttctggattaatagaaaatttatcacaagctggcagaagactattatgtaatgaacatatttattacatatgtagagattgcactgataagttcaatgaggatgtagcaaacatacaaagaaaagtattggatgaagaagtcgtaatgtccaatcatttggttcaggtcttgatgaataaaatagaagaaatgaaggatagcatgacagaaatgagaaataaagtgcaagaaacaagagatgagatgcatgaattaagaaatgaaatgaaagaattaaaaaatgaaaagaaaaggaatgaagatgacatagataggaagcatctaactggcacatatgctgaaaggctgaaatcaaagaaaacattgattgtaaaatcaactgatgaggtgtcagcagttaataataagaaaacaattatgaccaaattaaaagcccaagttgaaagtactgctgaaacaaaagatggccacctgatcataaaatttgcagataaacagaacctggagcaggcaaaatcagaattggaacaaggtaatgtaaacaagatcactgttactgaaaaaggaaaacttaaaccgaagataaaacttactaatgtaccagaagatgatgatgatattattcaaagtccgaagcttaagaaccagtggctaaatagacacattgtagaaaacgatgatctgactatcataatgcaagaaaattcaagaatggataaacataaacactatattataaaatgtacacctaagatacgtaaagcaatctatgaaaatggagatagacttagtaccacatatagaatatgtaatgtttacgatcattacatgccctaccagtgttacaagtgccaggaatttgggcatagtgcagtaaattgcaagaataaacagtcgtgccccaagtgcgcgagagaacataaagcaggtcattgcaatgttgttgaagttaaatgcataaattgtgtgagaaagaactatgatgacacagaacataaatcctatgacaaagtaaactgtgaagtttataagcaagaaataataagagccagaaacaatactgaccatggcttcgattaagaaaatattatgtaatctaataaatatacaatccattggcaacaaaactcatatcattaaggaagtcgtaagtgatcaagatgtggatatttgcttattaactgaaacttggttgagtggtaatgtgagtgacagatcgaaaataaatgaaatgacacctaaatcttataacttttatcatgaaccaagagaaaacaaaagaggtggcggcattggaatcttaataaagaaatcatacaaagttacagtaagaaatcatctcataattaattcatttgaatatatgaatattaaaattttatctcgaaatgtaaatctacaaatagttatactctatagaccaccgtgcaaaagcaaaagaatgtttctagatgaatttaataacttactagatacattgaatgacaatcgaaatatagttatatgtggtgatttcaacctacatcttgataacagagtagacccatatgtcaatgaatttagagaattgattgacaaccacgaccttgaaaacatagtgtctgaaccaacagctcagtctaatcatatactagatctagttatagtaaacaaaaacaacaacatcatactaaatatggagattgaacctgactgctctatatccccaatgcataagttgatgtcttttgaaatagacgttagaaaaaataatgcaatacagaaggaaatcacatacagaattaagactaactttgatccaaaagagttcattgaacaaagcctagaggatataaaagagataacaccagtctgtaactgtgaagagaatcacacccttgtagagggacaatcctgtataaactgcattactgatagaagtaaaactatacttgcaaccaattataataataggtgcccggaaataacaaaaataatcataattaaagaaaaatcgaactggtttgataatgaattacacgaagagaaaaaaagaaaaagaaaaatggaggataaatggaaaagaaataaaaataatgaaaactggcaacattacaaagcagctagaaatcgctacaattacctatcttagttaaaaaaaaaggcgtattataaaaaagtgtgcaatgaaaatgacccaaggaaaatacataagaacctaaagaaactattaggtctaaagacagaaatagtgttgcccgatataagtaatgatcctaaatgcctagcaaatggttttattaactattttgaggaaaaaataaatcaaatctgctccagttttcacaacatcagcacaacagagcaaaggaatacatcagcaacaggtgtaaataagctaagggtattcaaagagttaagtcagagtgattatatgagaataataaagtaaaaaaaacctactgcggaaatgatccatttccaattaatgatgtaaaagatgcagaaaatttcactagactacaagagacctagcgaaacatggtaaatatgagtctaacacaggcagttttccctgattgtgaaaaagttgcgtgtatcaagcctgtgtataaaggaaaagggtgatagagacaatttaagttcatataggccaatatcaaatctgtcatatttttcgaaaattattgaaactgctgtacacgaacaaacctggaaatatctgaaaaaatctaatgtcatacctgatgatcaatctgcatacagagaaaattactccacagaaacaacaatattagcgataaaaaatgacataacagaaattataacaaatggcaagtgttgcattcttgtaatgtttgatctaagtgcagcatttgatactgtagaacatacatatctgatggaagaccttaaagctgtgggcttCGTAGAAcaagcacacgactggtttgtgagttatcttgaaaagcgcaaagttaaagtagtaatatcaaatgttgaatctgagacaagaaaactaaccaaaggggtgcctcaaggcagtgtactaggtcctctcctgtttgaaatttacacgattgaactggcaaatatacttgaaactcacagagttaagtttaaaatatacgctgatgatacacaattctatttcccaata encodes the following:
- the LOC137635598 gene encoding craniofacial development protein 2-like, whose protein sequence is MSIIICYAPTNDSPEERKDEYCEELQSVIDEIPEIYMKIVTSNFNAEVGMNSRGIDNVMGVESLGEIANENGANFISFCSTNNLVIRGNLFQHKNIHKYALTSPWDIYKNQVDHMVINKERRRTLRNVRRYI